A part of Plasmodium cynomolgi strain B DNA, scaffold: 0772, whole genome shotgun sequence genomic DNA contains:
- a CDS encoding hypothetical protein (putative), with protein sequence MTSGVLYRVNINSFIQIYCIRRCLRRRHGNSRNIVSNLNVAYNGLLDYTAKSFNPYSGDGEEQYIGYHPS encoded by the exons ATGACTTCTGGCGTTTTATACagagtaaatataaattcattCATACAAATTTACTGCATAA GAAGATGTTTACGGAGACGACATGGAAATAGCAGAAATATTGTAAGTAATCTAAATGTAGCCTACAATGGATTACTTGATTATACAGCAAAATCATTTAATCCATATTCAGGTGATGGAGAAGAACAATATATAGGGTACCACCCATCATAA